The Pseudomonas sp. DG56-2 genome contains a region encoding:
- a CDS encoding GspE/PulE family protein — protein MTVSDQDRRLSLGGLLTALLDARLISPQAAHALRSLRQTGDAHPLELIAAQNLPDPRQVGQYLDLESLCQWLAKRAGLPYLHIDPLQLDLGATTGLMSAAFARRHRILAIAADDNSVTVASAEPFVRKWEADLVQVLRRPIKHVLASPVQINRFSQAFFHMAHSVKGASHQAGTAIPRANLEQLLDLSANGRAHEDDDAHIVTIADWLLQYAFDQRASDIHLEPRRDQGHLRFRIDGLLHSVYQFPGAVTLAVVSRLKTLAGMNVAEKRRPQDGRIKTRLPTGNELELRLSTLPTTFGEKLVLRIFDPMVLQQDFAQLGLEGDDLARWLALIGQRHGLILITGPTGSGKTSTLYTTLKHLATPQVNLCTVEDPIEMVEPRFNQLQVHPAIDLGFAEGTRALLRQDPDIIMIGEIRDLETAQVAFQAALTGHLVLSTLHTNDACSAITRLLELGLAAHLIKAGLIGVMAQRLVRTLCACKQKAIPGEAGYLARGCNECRQTGYFGRTGIYELLNMNEGLKTYVHGDIDLAKLRSQAIADGMLTLQQRGAQKVASGLTTMTEVLRVASGN, from the coding sequence ATGACTGTCAGCGATCAGGATCGCAGGCTAAGCCTGGGCGGTCTTCTCACTGCGCTTCTCGACGCACGTCTCATCAGCCCGCAAGCCGCCCACGCGCTGCGAAGCCTACGCCAGACCGGCGATGCACATCCTCTGGAACTGATCGCGGCGCAAAACCTGCCTGATCCGCGCCAGGTCGGCCAATACCTGGACCTGGAGAGCCTGTGCCAGTGGCTGGCCAAGCGCGCCGGGCTGCCCTACCTGCATATCGATCCCCTGCAACTCGACCTTGGCGCAACCACAGGACTGATGTCTGCCGCGTTTGCCCGACGCCACCGCATTCTGGCGATAGCGGCGGATGACAATAGTGTCACCGTTGCCAGCGCTGAACCGTTCGTCAGGAAATGGGAGGCCGATCTGGTCCAAGTGCTGCGCAGACCGATCAAGCACGTTCTGGCGAGCCCCGTGCAAATTAACCGGTTCAGTCAGGCTTTCTTTCATATGGCCCACTCGGTAAAAGGAGCCAGTCACCAGGCAGGGACCGCGATTCCACGCGCAAACCTCGAACAGTTGCTCGACCTGAGCGCAAATGGCCGGGCGCATGAGGATGATGATGCCCATATAGTCACCATTGCCGACTGGCTGCTGCAATACGCCTTTGATCAGCGCGCGAGCGACATCCACCTGGAGCCGCGTCGAGACCAGGGCCACCTGCGCTTTCGCATCGATGGCCTGTTACATTCGGTGTATCAGTTTCCCGGCGCGGTAACCCTGGCTGTCGTCAGTCGCCTGAAAACCCTTGCTGGCATGAATGTCGCGGAAAAGCGCCGGCCGCAGGATGGTCGGATCAAGACGCGCCTGCCCACTGGCAATGAACTGGAACTGCGCCTGTCGACGCTGCCCACCACCTTTGGAGAGAAACTGGTGCTGCGCATCTTCGATCCGATGGTGCTGCAGCAGGACTTCGCGCAGTTGGGCCTGGAAGGCGACGACCTTGCACGCTGGTTGGCATTGATCGGGCAGCGCCATGGATTGATTCTGATCACAGGTCCGACCGGCTCGGGCAAGACCAGCACCCTGTACACCACGCTCAAACACCTGGCCACTCCCCAGGTCAACCTGTGTACGGTGGAAGACCCCATCGAAATGGTCGAGCCCAGGTTCAATCAACTACAGGTACATCCTGCCATTGACCTTGGCTTTGCTGAAGGCACCCGCGCGCTGCTACGCCAAGACCCGGACATCATCATGATTGGAGAAATCCGAGACCTGGAGACCGCCCAAGTGGCCTTCCAGGCCGCCTTGACCGGACACCTGGTGCTGTCCACCCTGCACACCAACGATGCTTGCAGCGCTATCACTCGCCTGCTTGAGCTAGGCCTGGCAGCGCATCTGATCAAGGCTGGGCTTATTGGTGTAATGGCCCAGCGCCTGGTACGTACGCTCTGCGCCTGTAAGCAAAAGGCAATTCCAGGTGAAGCCGGCTACCTGGCCCGAGGCTGCAATGAGTGCCGGCAGACCGGTTACTTCGGCCGCACCGGTATTTATGAACTGCTGAACATGAATGAAGGGCTGAAAACCTACGTCCACGGCGATATCGACCTCGCCAAACTGCGTAGCCAAGCCATCGCCGACGGCATGCTGACCTTGCAACAGCGCGGCGCGCAGAAGGTGGCTTCGGGGTTGACCACCATGACAGAAGTTCTGCGGGTGGCTTCAGGGAACTAG
- the gcvH gene encoding glycine cleavage system protein GcvH has product MSNIPADLRFAESHEWARLEADGTVTVGISDHAQEALGDVVFVELAEVGKVFAAGEAAGVVESVKAASDIYAPVGGEVIAVNEELADSPESLNSDPYASWIFKLKPTDTAELEKLLDAAGYKAAIGE; this is encoded by the coding sequence ATGAGCAATATCCCCGCCGACCTGCGTTTTGCCGAAAGCCACGAGTGGGCCCGGTTGGAAGCTGATGGCACGGTAACTGTCGGTATCAGCGACCACGCCCAGGAAGCGCTGGGTGACGTGGTGTTCGTCGAACTGGCGGAAGTCGGCAAAGTTTTTGCCGCAGGCGAGGCTGCCGGTGTGGTTGAGTCGGTCAAGGCCGCCTCGGACATCTATGCACCAGTAGGTGGTGAAGTGATCGCGGTAAATGAAGAACTGGCTGATAGCCCAGAGTCGCTGAACAGCGATCCGTATGCCAGCTGGATCTTCAAGCTCAAGCCAACTGACACTGCCGAACTGGAAAAACTGCTCGACGCTGCTGGCTACAAAGCGGCCATCGGCGAATAG
- a CDS encoding DUF4442 domain-containing protein — protein sequence MDDSRKLARRARLLRWLLNFYPPYIGAGIRVLSISPDLRHVRVRMGLHWFNRNYVGTQFGGSLYSMVDPFYMLMLIELLGREYIVWDKAASIDFIAPGKGPVFADLRIGDELLADIREHTAGGKKYLPKLQVDIRDAAGELVAQVDKTLYVRLKPQARQA from the coding sequence ATGGATGACTCGCGTAAACTGGCCCGGCGTGCACGGCTGCTGCGCTGGCTGCTGAATTTTTATCCGCCTTATATTGGCGCCGGTATTCGGGTGTTGAGTATCAGCCCGGATTTGCGCCATGTGAGGGTGCGCATGGGCCTGCACTGGTTCAACCGCAACTATGTTGGTACCCAGTTTGGCGGCAGCCTCTATTCGATGGTCGATCCGTTCTACATGCTGATGCTGATAGAGCTGCTGGGTCGTGAGTACATCGTCTGGGACAAGGCAGCCAGTATCGACTTTATCGCACCGGGCAAAGGACCGGTGTTCGCTGACTTGCGCATCGGCGATGAGTTGCTGGCTGACATTCGCGAGCACACCGCAGGCGGTAAAAAGTACCTGCCAAAACTTCAAGTCGATATCCGTGACGCTGCCGGTGAGTTGGTGGCCCAGGTCGACAAAACCCTATACGTGCGGCTCAAGCCGCAAGCGAGACAGGCTTAA
- a CDS encoding extracellular solute-binding protein yields MLPRKYVLAALALTLLGGTAQAADEVVVYSSRIDELIKPVFDAYTAKTGVKVKFITDKEAPLMQRIKAEGKNATADLLLTVDAGNLWQAEQMGILQPIKSEVIDANIPKQYRASSHDWTGLSLRARTIAYSTDRVKPEELSTYEALADKNWEGRLCLRTAKKVYNQSLTATLIETHGEKKTEEIIKGWVNNLSTDVFSDDTALLQAINAGQCDVGIVNTYYYGRLHKENPNLAVKLFWPNQADRGVHVNLSGIGLTKYAPHPEAATKLVEWMTGEDAQKIFAGVNQEFPANPKVAPSEEVAAWGTFKADTIPVEVAGKRQAEAIRLMDRAGWN; encoded by the coding sequence ATGTTGCCACGCAAGTACGTACTGGCCGCTCTGGCTTTGACCCTGCTGGGCGGTACCGCCCAGGCTGCGGATGAAGTGGTGGTGTATTCCTCGCGTATCGATGAGTTGATCAAGCCGGTTTTCGATGCCTACACGGCCAAGACCGGGGTCAAGGTCAAGTTCATCACCGACAAAGAAGCGCCTTTGATGCAACGCATCAAGGCCGAGGGCAAGAACGCCACTGCTGACTTGCTACTGACTGTCGATGCCGGCAACCTCTGGCAGGCCGAGCAGATGGGCATTTTGCAGCCGATCAAATCCGAAGTGATCGATGCCAATATTCCCAAGCAGTACCGTGCTTCGTCCCACGATTGGACCGGCTTGAGCTTGCGGGCGCGGACCATCGCTTACTCCACCGATCGAGTGAAGCCTGAAGAACTGAGCACTTACGAAGCCCTGGCCGACAAGAACTGGGAAGGTCGTCTGTGCCTGCGCACGGCGAAAAAGGTTTATAACCAATCGCTGACCGCCACCCTGATCGAAACCCACGGCGAGAAGAAGACCGAAGAAATCATCAAGGGCTGGGTCAACAACCTGTCCACGGATGTGTTCTCCGATGACACCGCCTTGCTGCAGGCCATCAACGCAGGTCAGTGCGACGTTGGTATCGTCAACACCTACTACTACGGTCGCCTGCACAAGGAAAATCCGAACCTTGCGGTCAAGCTGTTCTGGCCAAACCAGGCCGACCGCGGCGTGCACGTCAACCTGTCGGGCATTGGCCTGACCAAATATGCGCCACATCCTGAAGCCGCCACCAAGTTGGTTGAATGGATGACGGGTGAAGATGCGCAGAAAATTTTCGCTGGCGTGAACCAGGAGTTCCCGGCCAATCCGAAAGTCGCGCCTTCCGAAGAAGTCGCTGCTTGGGGAACGTTCAAGGCCGACACTATCCCTGTCGAAGTGGCTGGTAAGCGTCAGGCTGAGGCGATTCGCCTGATGGATCGGGCTGGCTGGAACTAA
- the gcvP gene encoding aminomethyl-transferring glycine dehydrogenase: MSQSPSLSQLFEVNPFLYRHLGPDASEQQAMLQALGLGTRRELIEQTVPPGIRLNRPLELPAALDEQAALSKLRGYAEQNQVWTSLIGMGYHGTLTPTVILRNVLENPGWYTAYTPYQPEIAQGRLEALLNFQQMIIDLTGLDLANASLLDEATAAAEAMALAKRMAKSKSNVFFADEHCHPQTLSVVQTRAEGFGFELVVDTLDNLANYQVFGALLQYPDTHGDIVDLTPLIEQLHKQHALACVAADLLSLLMLTPPGELGADVVLGSSQRFGVPMGYGGPHAAYFACRDEFKRAMPGRIIGVSKDARGNVALRMALQTREQHIRREKANSNICTAQVLLANIAAFYAVYHGPQGLLRIAQRVHRLTSMLAAGLHSKGIKRLNEHFFDTLTLEVGGSQTAIIQSAEAAQINLRILGRGQLGVSLDETCDQATVLRLFDIFLGADHGLDMDDLDAQTLPEGIPAGLQRSSAYLTHPVFNLHHSETEMLRYLKQLENKDLALNQSMIPLGSCTMKLNASSEMIPITWPGFALLHPFAPAAQVQGYKAMIDELEDWLCAITGFDAICMQPNSGAQGEYAGLMAIAKYHRSRHQSQRDICLIPSSAHGTNPASAQMAGMQVVIVECDEAGNVDLADLTAKAQAAGERLSCLMATYPSTHGVYEEGISEICDVIHKQGGQVYMDGANLNAQVGLTRPADIGADVSHMNLHKTFCIPHGGGGPGMGPIGVRAHLAPFVASHPVIPVPGPDPQNTAVSAAPWGSASILPISWMYIAMMGPQLADASEVAILSANYLAERLGGAFPVLYRGRNERVAHECILDLRPLKALTGITEEDVAKRLMDYGFHAPTMSFPVPGTLMVEPTESESKAELDRFVEAMLSIRAEIREVQDGNWSADDNPLKHAPHSLADVLGVWERAYSIAQGIAPSDHVRQHKYWPAVNRVDNVFGDRNLFCACVPVEDYRS, translated from the coding sequence ATGTCCCAGTCGCCGTCCCTGAGCCAACTTTTCGAAGTTAATCCTTTCCTGTATCGCCATCTGGGGCCAGATGCCTCGGAACAGCAAGCCATGCTCCAGGCCCTGGGGCTCGGCACTCGTCGCGAACTGATCGAGCAGACCGTACCTCCGGGCATTCGCTTGAACCGTCCACTGGAACTGCCCGCTGCCCTGGATGAACAGGCGGCCCTGAGCAAACTCAGAGGTTATGCCGAGCAGAACCAGGTGTGGACCAGCCTGATTGGCATGGGCTACCACGGTACGCTCACGCCGACGGTCATTCTGCGCAACGTGCTGGAAAATCCGGGTTGGTACACTGCCTACACCCCCTATCAGCCGGAGATTGCCCAAGGTCGCCTCGAAGCGTTGCTGAATTTCCAGCAGATGATCATCGACCTCACCGGTCTGGACCTGGCCAACGCCTCGTTGCTTGATGAAGCCACCGCGGCAGCGGAAGCCATGGCCCTGGCCAAGCGCATGGCCAAGTCGAAAAGCAATGTGTTCTTCGCCGATGAACACTGCCACCCGCAAACCCTGTCGGTAGTGCAAACCCGTGCCGAAGGTTTTGGTTTCGAGTTGGTGGTCGATACGCTGGATAACCTGGCCAACTACCAGGTATTTGGTGCTTTACTGCAGTACCCGGATACCCACGGCGACATTGTCGATCTGACGCCACTGATCGAACAGTTGCACAAGCAGCACGCCCTCGCCTGTGTGGCTGCCGACCTGCTCAGCTTGCTGATGCTGACCCCGCCTGGTGAGTTGGGAGCGGACGTGGTGTTGGGGTCGTCGCAGCGATTCGGAGTGCCGATGGGCTATGGTGGCCCACATGCGGCCTATTTTGCTTGCCGTGATGAGTTCAAGCGCGCCATGCCTGGGCGCATTATCGGCGTGTCCAAGGATGCGCGTGGAAACGTGGCACTGCGAATGGCCTTGCAGACCCGTGAGCAGCATATTCGTCGTGAGAAAGCCAACTCCAACATTTGTACTGCGCAGGTGCTGCTGGCCAACATCGCTGCATTCTACGCGGTGTATCACGGCCCTCAAGGCTTGCTGCGCATTGCCCAGCGGGTTCACCGGCTGACGTCCATGCTTGCTGCCGGTTTGCACAGCAAAGGCATCAAACGTCTCAATGAGCACTTTTTCGATACCCTGACCCTGGAAGTGGGCGGCAGCCAGACCGCGATTATCCAAAGTGCCGAAGCTGCTCAGATCAACCTGCGCATTCTCGGCCGCGGCCAGTTGGGCGTCAGCCTTGACGAGACGTGCGACCAGGCAACTGTGCTGCGTTTGTTCGATATATTTCTCGGTGCAGATCATGGCCTGGATATGGACGACCTCGATGCGCAGACCTTGCCCGAAGGTATTCCGGCAGGGCTGCAACGAAGCTCGGCCTATCTCACCCATCCGGTGTTCAACCTGCATCACAGCGAAACCGAGATGCTGCGTTATCTCAAACAACTGGAAAACAAGGATCTGGCGCTGAACCAGTCGATGATCCCGCTAGGCTCATGCACCATGAAACTCAATGCCAGCAGCGAAATGATCCCGATTACCTGGCCGGGTTTTGCGCTGTTGCACCCGTTTGCACCCGCCGCACAGGTGCAGGGCTACAAGGCGATGATCGATGAACTGGAAGACTGGTTGTGTGCGATCACGGGATTCGACGCGATCTGCATGCAGCCTAACTCCGGTGCGCAGGGCGAGTACGCCGGCTTGATGGCAATTGCCAAGTATCACCGTAGCCGCCACCAGAGTCAGCGCGATATTTGTCTGATCCCTTCGTCGGCCCACGGCACCAACCCGGCTTCGGCGCAGATGGCAGGCATGCAGGTGGTGATTGTCGAGTGCGATGAGGCCGGCAACGTCGACCTTGCCGACCTGACCGCCAAAGCGCAGGCCGCAGGCGAGCGTTTGTCGTGTTTGATGGCCACCTATCCATCGACCCACGGGGTGTATGAAGAAGGCATCAGTGAAATTTGCGACGTTATCCACAAGCAGGGCGGCCAGGTGTACATGGACGGGGCCAACCTCAATGCTCAGGTCGGTTTGACCCGGCCAGCTGATATCGGTGCCGATGTTTCACACATGAACCTGCACAAGACCTTTTGCATTCCTCATGGTGGCGGCGGTCCAGGCATGGGCCCGATTGGCGTACGCGCCCATCTGGCCCCTTTTGTCGCCAGCCATCCGGTCATCCCGGTGCCTGGGCCCGATCCACAGAACACTGCGGTCAGTGCGGCGCCTTGGGGCAGCGCCAGTATTTTGCCGATCAGTTGGATGTACATCGCCATGATGGGCCCGCAGTTGGCCGATGCCAGTGAGGTGGCGATCCTGTCGGCCAACTATCTGGCTGAACGGCTAGGAGGGGCGTTTCCGGTGCTCTATCGGGGCCGCAATGAGCGCGTCGCCCATGAATGCATCCTGGATCTGCGGCCGCTGAAAGCCTTGACCGGAATTACCGAAGAGGATGTGGCCAAGCGCCTCATGGATTATGGCTTCCATGCACCGACCATGTCGTTCCCGGTACCGGGGACATTGATGGTCGAGCCTACCGAGAGCGAATCGAAGGCGGAGCTGGATCGCTTTGTCGAAGCGATGCTGAGTATTCGCGCAGAGATTCGTGAAGTGCAGGACGGGAACTGGTCAGCAGACGATAACCCGCTCAAGCATGCGCCACATAGCTTGGCTGATGTATTGGGCGTGTGGGAACGTGCGTACAGCATCGCCCAGGGAATTGCCCCCAGCGACCATGTGCGACAGCATAAATACTGGCCCGCGGTTAATCGGGTGGACAACGTGTTTGGTGACAGGAACCTGTTCTGTGCCTGTGTTCCTGTTGAGGACTATCGCAGTTGA
- a CDS encoding DUF2388 domain-containing protein, which translates to MRLNVAVATLALLSLPIGSAMADTFWRNVISSGATTGSTYLTSKDHKLVLAAQDDAGSFVASEGAIRGPYLESAIHKVRAENPGLEASDMDLANAILAKNAVSE; encoded by the coding sequence ATGCGTCTCAACGTTGCAGTCGCAACCCTTGCCCTGCTCTCCCTGCCAATCGGTTCAGCCATGGCCGATACCTTCTGGCGTAATGTCATTTCCTCTGGCGCAACCACAGGCTCTACCTACCTCACCTCCAAAGACCACAAACTGGTCCTTGCCGCACAGGACGATGCAGGCAGTTTCGTTGCCAGCGAAGGTGCTATCCGAGGCCCTTATCTGGAGTCTGCCATACACAAGGTGCGGGCCGAAAATCCCGGCCTGGAAGCGAGCGACATGGATCTGGCCAATGCCATTCTGGCCAAGAATGCTGTAAGCGAGTAA
- a CDS encoding 2-octaprenyl-3-methyl-6-methoxy-1,4-benzoquinol hydroxylase, whose protein sequence is MRADLLIVGAGMVGSALALALQHSGLEILLLDGSPLSVKPFDEQSAFEPRVSALSMASQRILERLGAWQGIEARRLSPYSDMRVWDGSGTGQIHFSAASVHAHVLGHIVENRVVQDGLLQRLHDSEIGLLANARLEQMRRSGDEWLLTLADGRTLRAPLVVAADGAHSAVRRLTGCKTREWDYLHHAIVTSVRCSEPHQATAWQRFTDDGPLAFLPLLRDGQQDWCSIVWSTTPEQAERLMKLEDSDFCAQLERAFEGRLGTVLQADPRLCVPLRQRHAKRYVAEGLALIGDAAHTIHPLAGQGVNLGFLDAATLAEELQHAYERGERLADIRVLSRYERRRMPHNLALMAAMEGFERLFQADQLPLRWLRNSGLKWVEQLPEAKALFVRQALGLSGDLPELARS, encoded by the coding sequence ATGCGCGCAGATCTGTTGATTGTCGGTGCCGGTATGGTCGGCAGCGCCCTGGCCCTGGCACTCCAGCACAGTGGCCTGGAAATCCTCCTGCTCGATGGCAGTCCGCTGTCGGTCAAACCATTCGACGAGCAGTCTGCTTTCGAGCCACGGGTCAGTGCCCTGTCGATGGCCAGCCAGCGCATCCTGGAGCGCCTGGGCGCCTGGCAAGGGATTGAGGCGCGCCGCCTGAGCCCATATTCGGACATGCGAGTCTGGGACGGCAGCGGCACCGGCCAGATCCATTTTTCGGCGGCCAGTGTGCACGCCCACGTGCTGGGCCACATCGTCGAAAACCGCGTAGTTCAGGATGGCCTGCTGCAGCGCTTGCATGACAGCGAAATCGGTTTGCTGGCCAATGCGCGTCTCGAGCAGATGCGCCGCTCCGGTGATGAGTGGTTGCTGACCCTCGCGGATGGCCGGACCTTGCGTGCACCGCTGGTGGTTGCGGCTGATGGTGCGCACTCGGCGGTGCGCCGCCTGACGGGCTGCAAGACGCGTGAGTGGGACTACCTGCATCACGCCATCGTTACCAGTGTGCGCTGCTCTGAACCGCATCAGGCTACCGCCTGGCAACGCTTTACCGATGACGGTCCGTTGGCTTTCCTGCCACTGCTGCGCGACGGCCAGCAGGATTGGTGCTCGATTGTCTGGTCGACCACTCCAGAGCAGGCCGAGCGCCTGATGAAGTTGGAAGATAGCGATTTCTGCGCACAACTGGAGCGCGCCTTCGAAGGCCGTCTCGGCACTGTACTGCAAGCCGACCCAAGGCTGTGCGTGCCGTTGCGCCAGCGGCATGCCAAGCGCTATGTCGCAGAAGGCCTGGCGCTGATCGGCGATGCTGCCCACACCATCCATCCGTTGGCCGGGCAGGGCGTCAACCTGGGGTTTCTCGATGCAGCCACCTTGGCCGAAGAGCTCCAGCACGCCTATGAGCGGGGGGAGCGATTGGCAGATATCCGCGTCCTGAGCCGATACGAACGCCGGCGTATGCCACACAACCTGGCGCTTATGGCAGCGATGGAAGGCTTCGAACGTTTGTTCCAGGCCGACCAGTTGCCGCTGCGCTGGTTGCGCAACAGCGGCCTGAAATGGGTGGAACAACTGCCCGAAGCAAAGGCCTTGTTTGTACGTCAAGCCCTTGGGCTTAGTGGTGATCTGCCAGAGTTGGCGCGGTCCTGA
- a CDS encoding iron ABC transporter permease yields the protein MAHPAQRRWYPLVFAVAALVLLPLSVLLLSWQSVDMQIWSHLLDTQMSRLLGNTLTLIVGVGVGVTVLGVSLAWLTSLCEFPGRRWLDWALMLPFAIPAYVLAFVFVGLLDFSGPVQTLLREWFGPMRLPRVRSTGGVIIVLVLVFYPYVYLLARSAFLAQGRGLMEAARVLGHSPLQAFWRVALPMARPAIGAGIALALMETLADFGAVSVFNFDTFTTAIYKTWYGFFSLSSAAQLASLLLLAVMLVLYGERRARGAVRGSNERPRSKALYHLHGVKAWVASCWCLLVFACAFVIPLLQLLVWFWQRGRFDLDERYTSLILHTLYLGAMAALITVSVALMLAFANRQAPTPSIRAGVGLANLGYALPGSVLAVSIMLAFSYLDNQLVVPLSNWLGGAGRPLLLGSLFALLLAYLVRFIAVAYGPLETSLERIRPSLPEASRSLGVSGPKLFFKVYLPLLVPGALSAALLVFVDVLKEMPATLLMRPFGWDTLAVRVFEMTSEGEWARASLPALTLILVGLLPVIGLIRRSAYRVGQTR from the coding sequence TTGGCTCACCCCGCCCAACGTCGCTGGTATCCCCTGGTTTTTGCAGTTGCCGCCCTGGTACTGCTGCCGCTGAGCGTACTGCTGTTGTCCTGGCAGTCGGTCGACATGCAAATCTGGTCGCACCTGCTCGATACCCAGATGAGCCGCTTGCTGGGCAACACCTTGACCCTCATCGTGGGGGTCGGCGTCGGAGTGACCGTGCTGGGTGTCAGCCTGGCCTGGCTAACCAGCCTGTGTGAATTCCCTGGCAGACGCTGGCTGGACTGGGCGTTGATGCTGCCGTTCGCGATTCCTGCTTATGTGTTGGCATTTGTTTTTGTCGGCCTACTGGATTTTTCCGGGCCGGTGCAAACCTTGCTGCGTGAGTGGTTTGGGCCCATGCGTCTGCCTCGGGTGCGTTCCACAGGTGGGGTGATCATCGTCCTGGTGCTGGTGTTCTATCCCTATGTGTATTTGCTTGCCCGTAGCGCTTTCCTGGCCCAGGGCAGAGGCTTGATGGAAGCGGCGCGGGTGCTTGGGCATTCGCCACTGCAGGCGTTCTGGCGTGTGGCGCTGCCGATGGCCCGTCCAGCCATCGGTGCAGGCATCGCCTTGGCGCTGATGGAAACCCTGGCTGACTTCGGCGCCGTGTCGGTGTTCAACTTCGACACCTTCACTACCGCCATCTACAAGACCTGGTATGGCTTCTTCAGCCTTTCGAGCGCTGCGCAACTGGCCAGTCTTTTATTGCTGGCGGTGATGCTGGTGCTTTACGGTGAGCGTCGCGCCCGCGGCGCCGTGCGTGGCAGCAACGAACGGCCCAGGAGCAAGGCGCTGTACCACTTGCACGGCGTGAAGGCATGGGTTGCTAGCTGCTGGTGCCTGTTGGTGTTTGCCTGCGCCTTCGTCATTCCGCTGCTGCAATTGCTGGTGTGGTTCTGGCAGCGCGGCCGTTTCGATCTTGATGAGCGCTACACCAGCCTGATTCTGCATACCCTGTACCTGGGTGCGATGGCGGCGCTGATCACGGTGAGTGTCGCGTTGATGCTCGCCTTCGCCAATCGTCAAGCGCCTACGCCGAGCATTCGTGCCGGAGTAGGTCTGGCCAATCTTGGATACGCCTTGCCAGGCTCGGTACTGGCGGTGTCGATCATGCTGGCATTCAGTTACCTGGACAATCAGTTGGTGGTGCCACTGTCCAATTGGTTGGGCGGTGCCGGTCGGCCATTGTTGCTGGGCAGTCTGTTCGCTTTGCTGCTGGCGTACCTGGTGCGATTTATCGCCGTGGCCTACGGGCCGCTGGAAACCAGTCTGGAGCGTATTCGCCCCTCGCTACCGGAGGCTTCGCGCAGCCTTGGCGTGAGCGGTCCAAAATTATTTTTCAAGGTATATCTGCCGTTATTGGTGCCGGGGGCTTTGAGCGCCGCCTTGTTGGTGTTCGTCGATGTTCTCAAGGAAATGCCGGCGACATTATTGATGCGACCGTTTGGCTGGGACACGCTGGCTGTGCGTGTGTTCGAAATGACCAGCGAGGGCGAGTGGGCGCGGGCTTCGCTGCCTGCCCTGACGCTGATTTTGGTTGGCCTTTTGCCGGTCATCGGTCTGATTCGACGTTCGGCATATCGTGTAGGTCAAACGCGCTGA
- the gcvT gene encoding glycine cleavage system aminomethyltransferase GcvT → MGLRTPLYDLHLALGAKMVDFGGWDMPLHYGSQVEEHHQVRSDCGVFDVSHMTVIDVHGDQARVWLQYLLANDVDRLTESGKALYSTMLNEQGNVIDDMIVYRCEDGYRLVVNAATRDKDLKWLNDHKGQFLVELIERPELAILAIQGPDARAKVAELVSAPRAALIRELKPFEGRVEGDWFVARTGYTGEDGLEIILPALQAPAFFNDLVGAGIAPSGLGARDTLRLEAGMNLYGQDIDEAHTPLTSNLGWSVAWEPAERDFIGRSGLLAEIEHGVDQKLVGLVLEERGVLRAHQVVRVANIGEGEITSGSFSPTLSKSIALARVPMATADRAEVEIRGKWYPVRVVKPTFVRHGKILI, encoded by the coding sequence ATGGGACTGCGCACGCCTCTTTATGACCTGCATTTGGCGTTAGGCGCCAAGATGGTCGATTTTGGCGGTTGGGACATGCCTTTGCATTATGGCTCTCAGGTCGAAGAGCACCATCAGGTGCGTAGCGACTGCGGAGTGTTTGATGTTTCCCATATGACCGTGATCGATGTACATGGCGACCAGGCCCGTGTCTGGCTGCAGTACCTGCTGGCCAACGACGTCGACCGGCTTACCGAGTCCGGCAAAGCTCTGTACAGCACCATGCTCAACGAGCAGGGCAATGTTATCGACGACATGATTGTCTACCGTTGTGAGGACGGTTATCGGCTGGTCGTCAACGCGGCGACACGGGACAAGGACCTGAAGTGGTTGAACGACCACAAAGGCCAGTTCCTGGTCGAGCTCATCGAGCGTCCGGAGCTGGCTATCCTGGCTATCCAGGGGCCGGATGCCCGGGCCAAGGTTGCCGAACTGGTCAGCGCCCCACGGGCTGCGCTGATTCGCGAACTCAAACCCTTCGAAGGCCGCGTCGAAGGCGACTGGTTTGTTGCCCGCACCGGTTATACCGGCGAAGACGGCCTGGAAATCATATTGCCCGCGTTGCAGGCGCCTGCATTCTTCAACGACCTTGTCGGCGCAGGTATTGCCCCGAGCGGCCTTGGTGCGCGCGACACGCTGCGTCTGGAAGCGGGCATGAATTTGTATGGCCAGGACATCGATGAGGCTCATACGCCACTGACGTCGAACCTGGGCTGGAGTGTTGCCTGGGAACCGGCAGAGCGCGACTTCATCGGTCGCAGCGGGTTGTTGGCGGAAATCGAGCATGGCGTCGATCAAAAACTGGTCGGGCTGGTGCTGGAGGAACGCGGCGTGCTGCGAGCCCATCAGGTAGTGCGCGTAGCCAATATTGGCGAAGGGGAGATCACCAGTGGTAGTTTCTCTCCTACGCTGAGCAAGTCGATTGCGTTGGCGCGGGTGCCGATGGCAACCGCAGACCGTGCCGAAGTAGAAATCCGTGGCAAATGGTATCCGGTGCGGGTGGTCAAACCGACCTTCGTGCGCCATGGCAAGATTCTGATCTGA